In a genomic window of Nomascus leucogenys isolate Asia chromosome 4, Asia_NLE_v1, whole genome shotgun sequence:
- the MRPL16 gene encoding 39S ribosomal protein L16, mitochondrial — protein sequence MWRLLARASAPLLRVPLSDSWAPLPASAGLKTLLPVPSFEDVSIPEKPKLRFIERVPLVPKVRREPKNLNDIRGPSTEATEFTEGNFAILALGGGYLHWGHFEMMRLTINRSMDPKNMFAKWRVPAPFKPITRKSVGQRMGGGKGAIDHYVTPVKAGRLVVEMGGRCEFEEVQGFLDQVAHKLPFAAKAVSRETLEKMRKDQEERERNNQNPWTFERIATANMLGIRKVLSPYDLTHKGKYWGKFYMPKRV from the exons ATGTGGAGGCTGCTGGCTCGCGCTAGTGCGCCGCTCCTGCGGGTGCCCTTGTCAG ATTCTTGGGCACCCCTCCCCGCCAGTGCTGGCCTGAAGACACTGCTCCCAGTACCAAGTTTTGAAG ATGTTTCCATTCCTGAAAAACCCAAGCTTAGATTTATTGAAAGGGTACCACTTGTGCCAAAAGTAAGAAGAGAAcctaaaaatttaaatgacataCGGGGACCTTCCACTGAAGCTACGGAGTTTACAGAAGGCAATTTTGCAATCTTG GCATTGGGTGGTGGCTACCTGCATTGGGGCCACTTTGAAATGATGCGCCTGACAATCAACCGCTCTATGGACCCCAAGAACATGTTTGCCAAATGGCGAGTACCAGCCCCTTTCAAGCCCATCACTCGCAAAAGTGTTGGGCAACGCATGGGGGGAGGCAAAGGTGCCATTGACCACTACGTGACACCTGTGAAGGCTGGCCGCcttgttgtagagatgggtggGCGTTGTGAATTCGAAGAAGTGCAAGGTTTCCTTGACCAGGTTGCCCACAAGTTGCCCTTCGCAGCAAAGGCTGTGAGCCGCGAGACTCTAGAGAAGATGCGAAAAGATCAAGAGGAAAGAGAACGTAACAACCAAAACCCCTGGACATTTGAGCGAATAGCCACTGCCAACATGCTGGGCATACGGAAAGTACTGAGCCCATATGACTTGACCCACAAGGGGAAATACTGGGGCAAGTTCTACATGCCCAAACGTGTGTAG